The Atribacteraceae bacterium genome segment GCAGCAGCAGTTTCACCGTCTGTTCGGCCACATAGTTGCCCATGGAATCGTTAATTCGCCGTCCAGCCAGGATTACCTGAGGGAGATATCCGGTCTCCTCCGCTTTATAAGTTAGATAGTAGGGATCCACCCCGATACAGTGCCCCCCCACCAGGCCCGGCTCGAAGGGAAGGAAATTCCATTTGGTCCCCGCCGCTTCCAAGACTTCCCGGGTATCCAATCCCAAACGGTGAAAGATGATCGCCAGTTCGTTCATCAGAGCGATATTCAGGTCCCGCTGGGTGTTCTCGATAACCTTGGCCGCCTCCGCCGTTTTGATGCTGGGAGCTCGGTACACCCCCGCTTCGATGACGCTTCCGTATACCCGGGCCAGCAGCTCGAGCGTTTCCCCGCAACAGCCCGCCACCACCTTAACGATACGCTCCAGGGTATGGTGCAAGTCTCCCGGATTGACTCGCTCCGGTGAATACCCGACCCGGAAATCCCGGCCATGCCTGAGACCCGACTCCCGTTCCAGGATGGGGATACAGACCCCTTCAGTCACTCCCGGGTAGACGGTCGATTCATAAACCACCACTGACCCCTGGGTGAGATATTTCCCCACTATCCGGGAGGCAGACGCGAGGAAGGTAAGATCCGGGTTGCGGTGGTCATCGACCGGTGTGGACACGGTGATAATCAACAAACGGGCGGAATGCAATCTATCGGGCTGGGACGTCCATTCGACGGATGAGGCGGCAAGAACAGCGGGAGGCACTTCTTTGCGCCGGTCCTCTCCCTCGCTCAGCTCAGCGATTCGGGACTGATCTCGGTCAAACCCGATGACCGAAAACCGTTTGGCCAGAAGTAGCGCCAGGGGCAACCCCACATATCCCAAACCGACTACTGCTATTCGTTCCCGGCCGGATGAAAAATCGTCAAATCCGGGGAATAGATTCATACCAGCCTCCCATGTCATCGTTTATCCCCAGCGTGCCAGCCAGGCCTCGAACATCAACACGCACCAGAGCTGGTGCTGGCCAGGGCTTTTTCCGGTCAGGTGGTCCCGCCAGACCTGCCGGACCGGCTCAGGCCGAAAATATCCCTCCCGTTTCAGCCGTTCCTCGGCCAGGAGGTCTTCCGCCCAATCCCGCAAGGGTCCCCGCAACCAGCTAGCGAGAGGAACGGCAAAACCCATTTTCGGACGCTCCACGAGGTCCCGAGGAACATATTTGTCCAATACTTGGCGTAGAATCCACTTGCCTTTTCCTTCCCACACCTTCAGGTGCATGGGAAGGGTCCAGGCGAATTCCACCACCCGGTGGTCCAGGAGTGGGACCCGGACTTCCAAACCAAACCCCATACTGGCCCGGTCGATCTTGCTGAGAATATCTCCAGGCAGATAAGTCACAAGATCGGCGAGCATCATCTCACCAGCTACGCCGGCTGTCCCTTCCCCGCGCCACCCCAGTACAGGAGATTGGTTCTCTCCAGTGACTCCAATCACCACCGCCGCGGGGTCCCTCCACTGAGAGACCAGCCGTTGATAGAGTTCCCCGGGAGACGTTACGTCCAGGACAGAGGCGAGTTTCCGGAATTTCTCCGCCGGTTGGCGCTGCCGATTTTGGCTCTTCAATAATGGGTCGAGCACCTGGTACGCCCCATGCATCAGGCGGGGAGACAGTCGGGAGAACCAACCACCGGCCATTCGGCGGATCCCGAGAGGCAGGCCGGAGATTCTCCGCCACAGGTCCGGTCCGAAGACATGGCGAGTGTAGCCGGCAAACAGCTCGTCACCCCCGTCACCGGATAGGGCGACAGTGACCGACTCCCTGGTCAGGCGACAAAGCAAAGCGGTGGGAATCTGGGAAGAGTCGGCGAAGGGTTCGTCGTAGAGTTCGGGAAGAGAGGGGATGAGCGAACGGCTCTCCTCCGGGGTCAGAATGAATTCGGTATGGTCAGTCCCCAAGTGGCGGGCCACTCGGCGGGCGGAGGGGGCTTCGTCGTACTCCGTTTCCGCAAAGCCGATGGTAAAGGTCTTGACCCGGCCAGGGGAGGCTGTACACATTTTGGCCACCACCACCGACGAATCGATCCCGCCTGACAGCAGGGCTCCCAGGGGAACGTCGGCGATCATCCGCAGGGCTACTGCTTCATCGAGCAGCACATCCAAGGCTTGGACAGCCGCTTCCCCGGTCCCGACAAAGGGGTTGGAGAGTCCCCGACGGGCAATTTCCTGGGCCGACCAGTAGGGGCGGGGTTCGGACCACTCGCTCATTCTTTCAAAATGCACTCTGACTATCGTGCCGGGTGGGAGTTTACGAATTCCCCGGTAAATAGTCAGCGGTTCGGGAACATAGCCTAAGCGTAGAAAGCGGGCCAACCCCTCCCGGTCAATATCGGCCTGGAAAGTGGGATAGGCATGGAAGGCTTTCAGCTCGGAGGCAAAAACCAGCGTCCCTCCGGCAGAGCCGTAATAGAGTGGCTTGATCCCCAACCGGTCCCGCACCA includes the following:
- a CDS encoding nucleotide sugar dehydrogenase, which gives rise to MNLFPGFDDFSSGRERIAVVGLGYVGLPLALLLAKRFSVIGFDRDQSRIAELSEGEDRRKEVPPAVLAASSVEWTSQPDRLHSARLLIITVSTPVDDHRNPDLTFLASASRIVGKYLTQGSVVVYESTVYPGVTEGVCIPILERESGLRHGRDFRVGYSPERVNPGDLHHTLERIVKVVAGCCGETLELLARVYGSVIEAGVYRAPSIKTAEAAKVIENTQRDLNIALMNELAIIFHRLGLDTREVLEAAGTKWNFLPFEPGLVGGHCIGVDPYYLTYKAEETGYLPQVILAGRRINDSMGNYVAEQTVKLLLRAEKGIKNARILIMGVAFKENVRDVRNSRVIDIERELREFAVDPLLFDPVVLKSEVEEEYGITLLEEIGEKAPYDAVVLAVRHREFSPYYGVDALLPLFRGVPVLVDVKGACDRRKAEAAGWYWRL
- the asnB gene encoding asparagine synthase (glutamine-hydrolyzing); the protein is MCGICGFVDVGKAFPPGEYETMVERMAGTLVHRGPDDRGSWVDEEAGVALGHRRLAILDLSREGRQPMVSHSGRLIIVYNGETYNYRTIREELPNVVWRGSSDTEVMLEACEHWGVEEALEWFVGMFAFALWDREERVLYLVRDRLGIKPLYYGSAGGTLVFASELKAFHAYPTFQADIDREGLARFLRLGYVPEPLTIYRGIRKLPPGTIVRVHFERMSEWSEPRPYWSAQEIARRGLSNPFVGTGEAAVQALDVLLDEAVALRMIADVPLGALLSGGIDSSVVVAKMCTASPGRVKTFTIGFAETEYDEAPSARRVARHLGTDHTEFILTPEESRSLIPSLPELYDEPFADSSQIPTALLCRLTRESVTVALSGDGGDELFAGYTRHVFGPDLWRRISGLPLGIRRMAGGWFSRLSPRLMHGAYQVLDPLLKSQNRQRQPAEKFRKLASVLDVTSPGELYQRLVSQWRDPAAVVIGVTGENQSPVLGWRGEGTAGVAGEMMLADLVTYLPGDILSKIDRASMGFGLEVRVPLLDHRVVEFAWTLPMHLKVWEGKGKWILRQVLDKYVPRDLVERPKMGFAVPLASWLRGPLRDWAEDLLAEERLKREGYFRPEPVRQVWRDHLTGKSPGQHQLWCVLMFEAWLARWG